The Colwellia sp. M166 genome segment GCGATATTTTTTATCGGATCTTCTGCGGTGTCTAAGCCACTTCGGGATCCAAGTAATGGACTAGCATCGCGAAGATCATCATATGTTGTATCGTGTACAATAGGAACGAGAAGGTCTGTCGCTAGAAGTGCAGAAAGCTCTTTGTCGGCAACACCTTCTCCTGCAATACGATTTAAAAACGATGGAGTAACCAAAACGATACCGATTCGTGATTTTACCAACCCTTTATCGATCTCACGGAGTAAGTTGGAACCAAGGAGAACGTCCTTTTCACTGAACCAAACAGAAACTCCGAGAGACTCGAGAAGATCGTGTAACTCTTTAGCCACACCTTTTCGGTCATCCCACGCGTGACATAGAAATATGTCTCGTAAATCAGGTTTAGAAGCTCGTCTCTCTACGTTTGCACGAACTGGCGTGAGCGTTCGCACATCAGTAGAATTGTACGCCACAGATGACCCAGCTTTTGACCAACGTGGTCTAGCGCTACTAGAACCACCGCTACTTCCAGAGCCGCTGGGGCGACTTCCGCCAGAGGAGTATGACGAAGGTGAATATGATGATGGGGATGAGTACCCACCGTAGCTACGACCTCGGCTACTACATGCAGGGCATGCCGCTGCTCCACTCGCTGTACGATGTCCATTACTTGGTGCTGTGCATCTTGCCATCTTTTTATTATCCTTTTTTGTAATGTTCTTTAGATTGAGTTATAAGCCTTACTGTATCAAAACTTGAAATTTAGCGACGAAATGTGCAGTTCATCCTAGCGCTCTAACAGCTTTATCAGAGGACACTTTCCTCTTTTCCTACCAGAAAGTTTCCATCTTATTTATTTAACCTATTAATAACAAATCTTTGCAGCTATTACCACTCATTGCCTACAGATAAAGCGCACGATTTGTTCTTTGGACGAAATGAGGAAACGTTCCTCATTTCGTGACTTGGGAGGAAAGCACACAAAA includes the following:
- a CDS encoding toll/interleukin-1 receptor domain-containing protein, with protein sequence MAKELHDLLESLGVSVWFSEKDVLLGSNLLREIDKGLVKSRIGIVLVTPSFLNRIAGEGVADKELSALLATDLLVPIVHDTTYDDLRDASPLLGSRSGLDTAEDPIKNIAAKLAELVAL